TCGCCGGTCAACTCGTAGACGACGACGATCGCCGTCAGTGGCGCCTGTGACGCCCCGGCGAAGACTGCACCCATACCGACGGCAGCGTACGTCGTCGGATCGGCGACGGGCACGGGGACCACCTCGTCCAGTAACGTACCGTAGACGGTGCCGGTCATCGCGCCGACGTAGAGTGCGGGAGCGAAGATGCCGCCGGAACCGCCGCTCCCGAGCGTGAGGCTCGTCGCGACAATCTTCGCGACTCCGAACGCGAGGACGGCCTCGAGGGCGAACCCGCCGACGAGCGCGTCCTGGATCACCGGGTAGCCGACGCCGTAGACCTGCGGAATCGAGAGCGCGAGAACGCCGAGACAGAGTCCTCCCAGCGCCGGCTTCAGGTCGGTAGGAACGGGGAGCCGCTCGAACCCGTGCTCGACGGCGTAGAGAGAGTTGGCGAAGGCGAGCGCCACGGCCGCGCACACGACGCCGAGGCCGACGTACGCGGCGCCCTCCCAGGGGCTCTCCACGGCGATCCCCGGAACCGAGAAGATCGGATCCGGGAGCCCAACGACGACGTTCGCCGTCGCGGTCCCGACCACAGCGGCGATCGCGATCGGTGGGACGTTCTCCCTCGTGACGCGCCCGAGCAAGACTTCCCAGGCGAAGATCATCCCGCCGATCGGGGCGTTGAACGTCCCGCCCAGCCCCGCTCCGGCCCCCGCTGCTAGTAACACCGACGTCTGGGGGTCAGGCAGGTCGATGCGGTTGCCGACGGCTGCACCGACCGTGCCGCCGATCTGGACGATCGGTCCCTCGCGACCGGTCGCGCCGCCGGACCCGATACAGACTGCCGACGCGACTGCCTTCGCCGGAACGATGCGCAGGGGGAGCCGTCCGCGCTTCCGGTCGATCGCCTCGATCACCTCCGGTACCCCCTCGCCCCTCACCAGGCCACCGCCGCTGTAGCTGG
This genomic stretch from Natrialba magadii ATCC 43099 harbors:
- a CDS encoding chloride channel protein; this encodes MSPIRILSDVLSSVGLRLVEGTETSFRGRLFVLGIVVGIAGGLGAVAFQYLLIGFTALFFSGATSQAALLERAVDLPWYYRVLAPAIGGAFVGLIASYSGGGLVRGEGVPEVIEAIDRKRGRLPLRIVPAKAVASAVCIGSGGATGREGPIVQIGGTVGAAVGNRIDLPDPQTSVLLAAGAGAGLGGTFNAPIGGMIFAWEVLLGRVTRENVPPIAIAAVVGTATANVVVGLPDPIFSVPGIAVESPWEGAAYVGLGVVCAAVALAFANSLYAVEHGFERLPVPTDLKPALGGLCLGVLALSIPQVYGVGYPVIQDALVGGFALEAVLAFGVAKIVATSLTLGSGGSGGIFAPALYVGAMTGTVYGTLLDEVVPVPVADPTTYAAVGMGAVFAGASQAPLTAIVVVYELTGDVWIVPPLAIACLVSAALSRHASEGSIYTIGLLERGVEVDSRRLF